The Lycium barbarum isolate Lr01 chromosome 10, ASM1917538v2, whole genome shotgun sequence genome includes a region encoding these proteins:
- the LOC132615209 gene encoding HMG-Y-related protein A-like: protein MASIEEVSDNQVTNQLQPAPSTLPSYPDMIMGAIEALNEENGSNKSAIARQIESTYGTLPPAHSTLLAHHLNKMKQIGQLTMSKNNYMKPNPNAPPRRGRGRPPKPKAPLPAGYVPPPPRPRGRPPKERDPHAPIQVPMKKSGGSGRTRGRPRKYPVVEKTVVKEASGVRRGRGRPPKVKTQVAASVGA from the exons atggctaGTATTGAAGAAGTAAGTGATAACCAAGTTACTAATCAGCTTCAACCAGCTCCTTCAACTCTCCCTTCTTACCCTGAT ATGATAATGGGAGCAATAGAAGCATTGAACGAGGAAAACGGTTCAAACAAATCCGCAATCGCAAGACAAATCGAATCAACATATGGTACACTCCCACCAGCACACAGTACACTCCTCGCACACCACTTAAACAAAATGAAACAAATTGGTCAACTCACTATGTCCAAAAACAACTACATGAAACCTAACCCTAACGCGCCGCCACGTCGCGGTCGTGGACGCCCACCTAAACCTAAAGCTCCGTTGCCAGCTGGATACGTCCCACCGCCCCCGAGACCACGTGGCAGGCCACCGAAGGAACGTGATCCACACGCGCCGATACAAGTGCCTATGAAGAAGAGTGGAGGGAGTGGGAGGACACGTGGCAGGCCACGTAAGTATCCGGTTGTGGAGAAGACGGTGGTGAAGGAAGCAAGTGgtgttaggagaggtagaggtaggccgccCAAGGTGAAGACGCAGGTTGCTGCAAGTGTAGGGGCTTAA